The proteins below come from a single Streptomyces tubercidicus genomic window:
- the dapA gene encoding 4-hydroxy-tetrahydrodipicolinate synthase, with amino-acid sequence MQTMTRTPAPPFGRVAAAMITPFTADGALDTDGAQRLATRLVDDGGCDALVLSGTTGESPTTSDAEKETLLRAVVEAVGDRARITAGVGTSDTRHTVALARGAERAGAHGLLVVTPYYSRPTQEAVSHHLRTVADATGLPVMLYDIPGRTGTALTARTLLRLAAHPRIAGVKDCGYDLLKSAKVLAATDLAYYAGCDEQILPLRALGGAGCVSTVANAAPRAVRAVLDAYDAGDTATAARRQLALVPLIEAVTGGEAPGTVTAKALLDHLGLPAGPVRGPLLAADAELTSRLADALRTTLDRTADADTAVPAGVPG; translated from the coding sequence ATGCAGACCATGACCCGCACCCCCGCACCGCCCTTCGGCCGCGTCGCGGCCGCCATGATCACCCCGTTCACCGCCGACGGCGCACTCGACACGGACGGCGCGCAGCGGCTCGCCACCCGCCTCGTCGACGACGGCGGCTGCGACGCCCTGGTCCTGAGCGGCACCACCGGGGAGTCCCCGACCACCTCCGACGCCGAGAAGGAGACCCTGCTGCGGGCCGTGGTCGAGGCCGTCGGCGACCGGGCGCGGATCACCGCGGGGGTCGGCACCAGCGACACCCGGCACACTGTCGCCCTGGCCCGGGGCGCCGAACGGGCGGGCGCACACGGCCTGTTGGTGGTCACGCCGTACTACTCGCGGCCCACCCAGGAGGCCGTGAGCCACCATCTGCGGACCGTCGCGGACGCCACCGGACTGCCGGTGATGCTCTACGACATCCCGGGCCGGACCGGCACCGCGCTGACCGCCCGGACCCTGCTGCGGCTGGCCGCCCATCCGCGGATCGCGGGGGTCAAGGACTGCGGCTACGACCTGCTGAAGTCCGCGAAGGTGCTGGCCGCGACGGACCTGGCCTACTACGCGGGCTGCGACGAACAGATCCTGCCGCTACGGGCCCTCGGCGGCGCGGGCTGCGTCAGCACCGTCGCCAATGCCGCACCCCGGGCGGTGCGCGCCGTACTGGACGCCTATGACGCCGGGGACACGGCCACGGCGGCCCGCCGTCAGCTGGCCCTGGTCCCGCTCATCGAGGCGGTGACCGGCGGGGAGGCCCCCGGCACGGTCACCGCGAAGGCGCTGCTGGATCACCTCGGACTGCCCGCGGGACCGGTCCGCGGCCCGCTGCTGGCGGCGGACGCCGAACTCACCAGCCGGCTGGCGGACGCGCTGCGGACGACCCTGGACCGGACTGCTGATGCGGATACGGCGGTGCCTGCGGGGGTCCCTGGTTAG
- a CDS encoding endonuclease/exonuclease/phosphatase family protein, which produces MPSRRSLRRTAVASAVVCAALAGGLLTATQSASAAGARIHDIQGSTRISPLAGQQVSEVPGTVTAIRSFGSARGFWVQDPHPDKNPATSEAVFVYTGKETPKVAVGDAVTFSGTVSEYYPGGKDAGLQSVTEITDATWKTDSADAPLPAAFKLNPASVPNRYAPDAGGKSIESLKLRPSSYALDRYESLEGMRVTMSDAPVVGATNTHHELWLTAEPKHHRTARGGTLYRSYQDPNGGRIKLASLIPFAQQPFPVADVGDELTGTTAGPLDYDNFGGYTLQATELGKLTDHGPEPEKTRKQKSDELAVATYNVENLSPSTPQAKFDRLAKGLVEHLASPDVVALEEVQDDNGTKDNGVVTAGATLKKLTDAIKAAGGPAYEWRQIDPANDQDGGQPGGNIRVAFLFNPERASFTDIKGGDATTPVKVVDDHGKATLSASPGRIAPADPAWKDSRKPLVGQFALKSRPGSRVFVIANHFNSKGGDQALDSRFQPPVRSSETQRTAQAEQVNGFVKDLLAKDRKAAVVVAGDLNDYQFSPALKALTAGGVLTDQVNRLPAAERYGYVYGGNSQVLDHMLTSRPLTRADYDIVHLNAEYADQASDHDPQVLRIRP; this is translated from the coding sequence ATGCCGTCCCGTCGTTCGCTCCGCAGAACGGCCGTCGCCAGCGCGGTGGTCTGCGCCGCCCTGGCCGGCGGACTGCTGACCGCCACCCAGTCCGCCTCGGCGGCCGGCGCCCGGATCCACGACATCCAGGGCAGCACCCGAATATCCCCGCTGGCCGGACAGCAGGTCAGCGAGGTGCCCGGTACGGTCACCGCGATCCGCTCGTTCGGCTCGGCGCGGGGCTTCTGGGTGCAGGACCCGCACCCGGACAAGAACCCGGCCACCAGCGAGGCGGTCTTCGTCTACACCGGCAAGGAGACGCCGAAGGTCGCGGTCGGTGACGCGGTCACCTTCTCCGGCACGGTCAGCGAGTACTACCCGGGCGGCAAGGACGCCGGTCTGCAGTCGGTCACCGAGATCACCGACGCGACCTGGAAGACCGACTCCGCCGACGCCCCGCTGCCGGCCGCCTTCAAGCTCAACCCGGCCTCGGTGCCGAACCGTTACGCCCCCGACGCGGGCGGCAAGAGCATCGAATCCCTGAAGCTGCGCCCCTCCTCGTACGCCCTGGACCGCTACGAGTCCCTGGAGGGCATGCGCGTCACGATGTCGGACGCCCCGGTCGTGGGGGCGACCAACACCCACCACGAGCTGTGGCTGACCGCCGAGCCGAAGCACCACCGCACCGCCCGCGGCGGCACGCTCTACCGCTCCTACCAAGACCCCAACGGCGGCCGGATCAAACTGGCGTCGCTGATCCCCTTCGCACAGCAGCCGTTCCCGGTGGCCGATGTCGGCGACGAGCTGACCGGCACCACCGCCGGGCCGCTGGACTACGACAACTTCGGCGGCTACACGCTCCAGGCCACCGAACTGGGCAAGCTCACCGACCACGGCCCGGAGCCGGAGAAGACCCGCAAGCAGAAGTCCGACGAGCTGGCGGTGGCCACCTACAACGTCGAGAACCTGTCGCCCAGTACCCCGCAGGCCAAGTTCGACCGGCTGGCCAAGGGGCTGGTGGAGCACCTCGCCTCCCCCGACGTGGTCGCGCTGGAGGAGGTCCAGGACGACAACGGCACCAAGGACAACGGTGTGGTCACCGCCGGCGCCACCCTCAAGAAGCTCACCGACGCCATCAAGGCGGCCGGCGGCCCGGCGTACGAGTGGCGGCAGATCGACCCGGCCAACGACCAGGACGGCGGCCAGCCCGGCGGCAACATCCGGGTGGCGTTCCTGTTCAACCCCGAGCGGGCCTCGTTCACGGACATCAAGGGCGGTGACGCCACCACCCCGGTGAAGGTGGTCGACGACCACGGCAAGGCCACGCTGTCCGCGTCGCCGGGCCGGATCGCGCCTGCCGACCCGGCGTGGAAGGACAGCCGCAAGCCGCTCGTCGGCCAGTTCGCGCTCAAGAGCCGCCCGGGGAGCCGGGTGTTCGTGATCGCCAACCACTTCAACTCCAAGGGCGGCGACCAGGCTCTGGACAGCCGTTTCCAGCCACCGGTCCGCAGCTCGGAGACCCAGCGCACCGCACAGGCCGAGCAGGTCAACGGGTTCGTCAAGGATCTGCTGGCCAAGGACCGGAAGGCCGCGGTGGTGGTGGCCGGCGACCTCAACGACTACCAGTTCTCGCCGGCCCTCAAGGCCCTCACCGCCGGCGGTGTGCTCACCGACCAGGTCAACCGGCTGCCCGCCGCCGAGCGCTACGGCTATGTCTACGGGGGCAACTCGCAGGTGCTGGACCACATGCTCACCAGCCGCCCGCTGACCCGCGCCGACTACGACATCGTGCACCTCAACGCCGAGTACGCCGACCAGGCCAGCGACCACGATCCGCAGGTGCTGCGGATCCGCCCGTAG